The region AAGACAATTAGTAAAAAGTGATTATTCAGATTTAGCACACTATGTAAGCTTAAATTCAATTGCATGAACTTGCGGTGTTACTGAGGTACTCTCCTGCCAAGGGCTCATAAATCGATCATCTAGGAAGAAaccagagaatgaaaaaaatacaaaataaatataaatctgaaaGATTGGCTGTAGAAAGTCTGACCACCGCTTTTACCGCTAAAGTGGATGTTCATGTTCAAAACTTGACCCGAGAGACCCACCAAACTACCAGGTCGCAGCAAAAAGTGTGTCTAAAGAAGATCACATTGATAAACAGAAAGctctattaaaagaaaaaaagaactctaTTACCATAAAATAAGGAAAAGACTACCTCGGCGCAGTGAAAAGACCTTAAATAGTACGCTGATAATGTAGAGATGCTAAATtcggataaaaaatattcagaacaaTTCGGTTACTAAACAGAGTTGACAATCCTAAGGACTGTTTATGAATAATAAGAATAGAAGATAAATCCTCGTCAAAAAAGAACAGTAAAGAATATCGCTCCTCACTTTGAATCACTTTTCAGAAGTGACGACAAACACATTTGTCTATCCTTGACTAAGCCAAATAGCTCTGCAAAACCTAAACCAAAACATGCCCTAGAATTGATAGTATAAACGGTACACTCACAAAACATTCACCAACGTCACTGATGTATGAACTACCCAacattttaaatgatgtatttgcGAAATACATGTCTGTATCGCAAGAACAGGAAATTCTAATACAAAaccaagaaatctaatgaaaAATCTTAGAACAATCTTTCTAACGACTCCACCAACTGTCCCTGATTGTCATGGATAGGATTTCTCCTATAGTAGATAAATACTCTCTCCGAGTCAAAGTAGATTGAAGTAAAAGGTCTACTGTTTGTACGGACACatgataaatatgtacaaaagGCTGTTGACATAGTAGGATTTGATCTTTTTTGAACGTTCAATACTGTACACGGAAGAAAGCTAATGGCTTTACTTGGAACCATGCTAAACGAGAATTGTCTTAGAATGATACGTGTCTTACTTGCAAAGACTGAAATATATAAGTCTGGGGTGATTCAGGCAATCCTGTAAATTTAAAACACACCTGGAGGCGTCgtgaaacaaacagacacaacatGATAATAAGCAAGATTCAGAAGCAGGACGTTCAATGGCTGTCAGGTTGATTACAAGacctaaatatttcaatataaaacaagtaAGGAAGCTTAATAATTACTAAAAGTAATTGAAGCTATTTTAAATATCTATAATCCTAAATATGTATGCTCCaataaatttaatacaaatatttattaataagaagagtcagatataaatatcttaaatattggcttgggggtcaatgtagttttttttcttgtctttgaaGCCACAATTGttgtcttatatttttttcaatcgaATTATTTGACTGCTCCTCGACTGAATTCCTATGAAGACTAGCATACTTACTGCTACTCGGAGTCAACGCGAGGACTTGGTTCATATTGTCCAGGATTAGGGGGTCGAATCACATTCTGAGAATTAATCATCTGAGAGTTAGGTGTATCCACAATATAATTCGAGTTCGGATGAGGCGAACGTAGAAAATTGAAATTATTGGGCACTCCCCGACTTGCATAAACATTGTTAGCCTGATGACGATAGATTGGGGCATTGTGGCCTCTCTCAACGTGGTAAGCCATTTGATATTGGTCGTGTGAGGGGTTCCGATGATCATACATTGTGTGCATAACTGGTCGTATTTTTGGCATATTCTGACGATCTGGATACCCATACTGTCCATGATTATAATTCGTCATCCCCGCAGGATTGTAAACTGTTTGTGGTCTTTGATTCATATAAGAAATATGGTGCTGATTGATCTGTGGACGACCCATTGGCTGACGTCTCATGTCAGACTGATCAAATTCCATTCTGTAACGATGATACTCATCTTGATAGGGAGTGCCTGGACATCTTCTCTTGTATTGTTCAATCTCCACATTATGAGAGGGGGGATAATTCAAATATCCATTCCGGGATACTCCAACATTAGAGGGAACTCGATATGGCGGAATTCCACGTCCTCCATTATTATCCGGTCGTGGACGACCCTGCCGAATCTGAGAAGGCAGGCGCTGTTGTTGATGAGGCACCAAATTGGTTCCAATGTTTGACGGCAATTGTGCATTATCCACAGTATCCACATTCATTGCCCGAATTCTTCTATTCTGCAGACCCTGGTTTCGGATTCTCCTCTGCTTATCGACATTCACAAAATGATTTTTGAATTCCCGACAATATTTTGCATTGCAGTTATCATTTTTGCACTGTCGGCTATGCATTGTGTACAATCGAGTCATCTGCTCACATGTTCGGCAGTTTCGCCGATTTTTACAAGCACCGTAGTGAGGCAGTAAAACACGCCTGTATTGCTTGCACACATCTCTGGCACAATTGGCATCCAGACAGTTGACAATATGGTTAATCTCAGCAATATTGTCTTCCATTGTCCTTGCCTGAGGACGAGTGGGGTCTGAATTGGCTATTTGAGCGGGGGATCTGGTTGATGGCAGAATGTCAATTGTTTTGTTGAGTTTGTGGCAGTGATCGACACTCGTGGAACATTCTTGGCATAAATCAAAATCCTTGCAAATATTGCAGTGATACCGAACACCGCTGATTGTCTTTTTACATGAATTGCAGTGATAAGCATTCGATGAACTCGAATGTAGTTCAATCAGGATTGAAAGAGTTGAATGAAGTGCTCTTCGCTTTGATGAAAATTCGTAGTTTCTGTCACGACAAAATGTCAGAAATGAATCTCGGGTGTCTGTCAGATCACAATGAATGGACGGATCGGGGTCAACAATTCTCGACATTTGACTCCCAGCTCCAGGAGGATGGAGTTCGATTACAaaaaatatgtttttgtgtttctcCAACATATTCAAAAACTTCTCCTTTAGACCATTCGGGGCAATATTGGGAGTTTTTCTTCGAATcttggattttgttttttttgattttttcgcCTCGGTCTTTGAATTTGGCCGTTTTACCTGCAAATATAATAATTGAGCAAATTACAGATTCACTTGAGTTTGACATTAACTGAGATCCATCTTTAATGCGTTGTTCCTGTTCATCCACAGCCTTAATAAGTTCCTCGAATTGACATGGCCAAAAATCCCCCTCCATATAAGGAATCTGATTGAGTGAAGATATTCCATTGTCAATCATATAAGCAGACATGTCCTAAGAAATATTACATTCGACCGACCTGATAACTTCGAATAACCTTTTCGTGCAATGCCGTGTTCAACATTACTTTATACCAGTCAGACAATCTTTTTGCTGTCGGCATTTTCTGTTCTGGTGGGTGGgaatgaaatatataatcatCTCGCTCACTCGGAGGACACGCCCAAATATGAGCAGTCATAAAACTATAAGCAATGCCACAATTATAACTACCCCATATTACGCTTATATTCGAGATAGGAGATTATCGCTTGGTGGTAGACTCCAGAACGGAGAAAGGGCACATCAAAATAATGCACACTGTCCAAATAAGCAATGTACACTCGTCTAAAATAAGATTGTAAGAATGCCTATTATTTGGCTCGGGACACTCAGAACCGTATTCTTGAGTGTGCATGGAGAAAAAGACGCATTCTTTATCTCCGTTCacttggaaaaaatatatagactTGGCTTTATAACTAAAAGAAGCAGGCATTTCTCCCTTTTCGACATATCTTGgatattattcaaataaaaaccTCTTCGCCATGTTTGGTTTTACTTCACAAACTCGGTCAATAGATGAGAGGACTCGGACATACACATGTCCTGAAGGAATGCCGCCAGATTCTTTGCGAATGAATCTGTTGACCTTCTCTTCCATGAAATCACTCAAATGAGTAGTCCGAAGATCTGATGAGTTACACAAATATACTTTTCGCAGTCAATGTGTTCTTTTGTTCTGTAGGAGGGGCTCCCTCAGATATACATTCTTTGCAGACGTATCCCTCATTATACAACATCTCATTGTAGAGCACGCATATCTCATGGTTGCGTCGATCGCAGTATATACATTtcacaaatctacacatatataaacagaatccacttttcatgtACAATTACGTTGTTTTTTGACTTTACAAAGTCAGCTTTGGGAATTTGACtacaaatcataaaaatattaaacattgatTCATTCGAACTCGCTCCTGGCTGTGTGATGAATTGTCCGGGAGTAGAGTTGAAACATTTTTCGCACATAATATAGACATCCTCCCCCTTTCTACAATATATAGCCAGGAAACATACTTTTCACACGAGTAGTAATCCCCGTCTGCCCCAATCTGGCATCCAAGTGGGGAACAACAGTAAAGCATGTGGAGATTGAACACATACTTGTTCTTACAACAATAACGCAGTCTCTCTTTCATTATAGTTTCCGCTTCATTATTAAATGCAGAAAGAAGCTTAgaaagaatagaaataataaacaatactTTAAAAGCATTCCTTGTGATGTGGTTTTTGACACCGTTGTAGAGTTTGGAATTGTCTACCATTAAGTGAAAGTCGTCGATTAAATCCCACGGGCAGTTGTATTCCAACTCTTGTAGCTTATTGTACATCAACGACAGGTCCATCGGGTTTTTGACTATTTCGAAGtaattctt is a window of Octopus sinensis unplaced genomic scaffold, ASM634580v1 Contig11382, whole genome shotgun sequence DNA encoding:
- the LOC115228933 gene encoding histone lysine acetyltransferase CREBBP-like gives rise to the protein MPTAKRLSDWYKVMLNTALHEKVIRSYQVKRPNSKTEAKKSKKTKSKIRRKTPNIAPNGLKEKFLNMLEKHKNIFFVIELHPPGAGSQMSRIVDPDPSIHCDLTDTRDSFLTFCRDRNYEFSSKRRALHSTLSILIELHSSSSNAYHCNSCKKTISGVRYHCNICKDFDLCQECSTSVDHCHKLNKTIDILPSTRSPAQIANSDPTRPQARTMEDNIAEINHIVNCLDANCARDVCKQYRRVLLPHYGACKNRRNCRTCEQMTRLYTMHSRQCKNDNCNAKYCREFKNHFVNVDKQRRIRNQGLQNRRIRAMNVDTVDNAQLPSNIGTNLVPHQQQRLPSQIRQGRPRPDNNGGRGIPPYRVPSNVGVSRNGYLNYPPSHNVEIEQYKRRCPGTPYQDEYHRYRMEFDQSDMRRQPMGRPQINQHHISYMNQRPQTVYNPAGMTNYNHGQYGYPDRQNMPKIRPVMHTMYDHRNPSHDQYQMAYHVERGHNAPIYRHQANNVYASRGVPNNFNFLRSPHPNSNYIVDTPNSQMINSQNVIRPPNPGQYEPSPRVDSE